The region GCGGGAAGTTCATCGGTGACGACAATCTCGCCGATCCTGGTCTTGAGGCCGAGCGCCTCGATCTTGTTGCGCTGCATTCCAGCCGGTCCATCGGTGATCAGCGCGGTCGGTTCGTTGCGCAAGCGTGTGAGCAGCCGCGCAGCATCTGGCGCGAGCGATATCTCGGGCTTGTGCATGCGATAGGCCTCGACCAGCTCGAGGATATCGATCCGCCGGTCCTGCGCCCCGAGCGCCTTGATCGCCTCGTTGAACACGGTGCCGCGCACACCTGCCTTGAACTGCTTCTTGCAGGCCGCACCAAAGCCCTTCACCCGGTAGCGCGTCTCGACGATCGGATCGAGCGCGGCAAAGCCGCTCAGCGCGAAGTCCCGCTCGAGGTACAGCGTGTCGTCGAGGTCGAACACGACGACGCTGCCCGCGACGTCGAAGGCCACCGGCACGTTGCGCCGCTGACGCCGGATGCGCGGTTCAGCCACGGAACACCGCCTTGTCGTAGCGCACCATGGTCACGCCCTCGCGCCAGTCGTCGCTGGCAACGTCGCGCTGCCCCAGCGTCT is a window of Novosphingobium aureum DNA encoding:
- a CDS encoding HAD family hydrolase; protein product: MAEPRIRRQRRNVPVAFDVAGSVVVFDLDDTLYLERDFALSGFAALDPIVETRYRVKGFGAACKKQFKAGVRGTVFNEAIKALGAQDRRIDILELVEAYRMHKPEISLAPDAARLLTRLRNEPTALITDGPAGMQRNKIEALGLKTRIGEIVVTDELPAGHGKPHQKAFEMVEQWSGRPPREHLYIADNGAKDFLAPRKRGWMTIQILREGRIHTGIAPDADHAAVLVIRSLDEIALGAWSGDPDV